The Desulfovibrio piger DNA segment TCTTCCCGGCAACCTTGCCTGGACATGGGAGCAGGCCGCCGTCTTCCCGCTGCCGGGCCAGACCATACGCCTGCAACGCAAGCTGTTGCCCGTGGATACCCAGCGCAACTTCGGCCTCACCGATTGGGGCTTCTGGTGGCACAGCCACGGTACCGGCTGGCGCATCTGGAGCCGGGGCACGGGCGGTCAGCCCGCCGTCGACGGCGCCCCCTCCCCCTTTGCCCGGCAGCGTCTGGAACTCATTCGAAAGTTCCTTGCCGTGCTCCTGCCGGGCAGGGACGATCTTTTGCCGCCCGCCGCCGCGCCTCCCTCCGGTCTGACGGCCGCAGCCCCTCCCCAGATCCCTGCCGCCGCGCCTCCCACGCCTTCCGCGGCACCGGTGCCCCAGGGCAAGGCCATCCTGCTGGCCCTGCTCTTCGGGGAACGCTTCCTGCTGGAGACGCCCACCGTGAAAGCCTTCAATGCCGGCAACCTTTCCCACAGTCTGGCCCTTTCCGGGCAACATCTGCTCGTGGCCGGTCTGGCGGGGATGCTCCTGGTCTGGCTGGCGGCCCGTATGCATCCGGGGCTCTATCTCTGGCGCCCCCGTACCGTCCTCATCCCGCTGGCGGCCTGCCCGGCGGCCCTGGGCTATCTCTGGCTGGGCAATGCGCCGCCTTCGCTGCTGCGGGCGGCCGGGATGCTCCTGTTGCTGGCCACGGCCATGGCCCTGGCCCACCTGCGCTGCATGCCGCTGCCCCAGACGCTCCGGGAGCGCCTCCCTTCCAGCGGGCTGGATGTCCTGTGCTGCACGCTGCTCTGCATCACCGTCATCTCCCCCCTGTCCGTCTTCGATACCGGTCTGCAACTTTCCGCCCTGTGCGTGTCCGTCATCTGCTGCGCCACGCCGCTCATGGGGCAGCTGTTGCGCCGTATCCCGCGGACGTCCCCCGGGCAGCGCCTGCTCCGTTCACTGGCCAGCATTTTGCTGGTCTCCTTCTTCATCCAGCTGGCCCTGCTGCCCCTTTCCCTGCTGCTGTTCAACAACAGCGGGCTGTGGTTCCTGCTCAATGTTTTCTGGCTGCCCGTCCTGGGCACCCTTGTCCTGCCGGGGGCCTTCCTGGGACTGGGGCTCAGCCTGTGCGGCCTTGGCCCGGCAGCCGCTCTGGTGCTGGATGTGGTGGCCCTGCCCTGCCAGTGGCTGGTGGACGGCCTGCTTTTCCTCCAGACGCAGGGCTGGCTCAGCGTCCCCCCCATCCTGCGGCCCCACTGGACGGCCCTTCCCGCCATGGCCTGCCTTTTTCTGGCACTGGCCCTGCGGGCCGGACGCCCCGGCTTGCCGCCGGCGGGAAAACGCCTGCTCATCTGCGGTCTGCTGCTGGCCTGTGTGGGCCCGGCCCTGCGTCTGCACCACAGTCTGGTGCCCCGGCTGGAGCTTTCCGTCCCTGACGTGGGACAGGCGCAAGCCGTCCTGCTGCGTCTGCCGCATGGCCAGACCCTGCTCGTGGACGCCGCAGGCAGCATGTCCCGCTCCTGGAACCCGGGACGCGAACTCCTCCTTCCCCTGCTGGCCTGCAATGCCCGCCCCGGTCTGGACGCCATCATCAACAGCCATCCCGACATCGATCACGCGGGCGGCATCCCTCCCCTGCTGGCGGCCTTTCCCGAAGCGCTCCTGCTGCACAACGGCCAGCCGGGCAGTGGTCAGATGGGGCATATCTGGCAGGCCACCCTGCAAAAACGGAAGAACACCCCCCTCCATGCCGGAGATACCCTGCAACTGGGCGATCCCGAAGACGGGCTGGCTCTGCATGTGCTGCATCCGCCCCGGCCAGCCCCGGGCGCCTATGTCTGGGAAGGCAACAGTGCCTCCCTGGTCCTGCGCCTGGTCCACAATGGGCACGGCCTGGCCCTTTTCCCCGGTGATGCCGACGGGGCCGCCCTGCGCCACCTGCTGGCCAGTGGCCGGGACGTGCAGGCCGATGTTCTGCTGGCACCGCACCACGGCTCGGACAGTTCTTTTTTGCCTGAATTCCTGACGGCTGTGCGCCCCCGGCTGGTGGTAGCCTCCTGCGGCGCCTTCAACCGCTTCGGCCATCCCGGGAAACAGCTCAGACAATGGCTGGAAGAACAGCATATCCCCCTGCTGCAGACAGGCCGCCACGGGCATGTCCGTGTGACCTGGCCCCTGTCAGGCGACAGGGACGTCCCTCTTCTGGACTGGGACACCGCCCGGCCGGTACGGCCCTGAAAACAGACGAGAAAGAAAATCCTCCCTACTGCTACCGCTGCCTGCCGGACGCGGGACGACCTTGTCCGCAGGACGTGTGGGGCCTCATCGACGAACGCATGCCTGCAAGACGGTGGCAGGGTGGAGAGTCCTCCGGATAAAAAATTGCTGTCGTCCTCCGCAACGTACGATGTTCGCTCGGCTGACGCGATGACCGTGGCAGCAGTGCGGTGGTTGTCCGGCGCTTTGTGCGCGCACCACAGGATACAGGCTGCGCATCACTCTACAGCCTGCGGCCTCAAGCTCTGGAAAAGAGGATACCCTTGCGCACACTCCCCTCTTTGTACGGCGCCGGATACGGACAACGGGCCGCTCCCCGCGGGGAACGGCCCGTTGCTCATCACGGCTGCACATCAGCCATACACAACTGTTTGTCAGGCTGACGGCCCGAAATGCCCGCCAGACCGAGGTTTCCTGAGAGAGGGGAAGGGAGCTTTACCGCAAAGCTCCCTTCCCCAAAAGATCGCCCGCTACTTCTGGCACTGCGGACAAAATACCGTGGCCCGGCCGGCGATGCGCCCTTTTTCCAGCTCCGTGCCGCAGCGACGGCAAAGCTGTCCGCCACGGCCATAGACGAAAAAGGTATTCTGGAAAGCGCCCACATTGCCGTTGGCATCCCGATAATCACGGATGGAGCTGCCGCACTGGGCGATGGATTCCCGCAAGACCTCCTGCAAAGCGCAGCGGAGACGTTCCGCTTCTGCCTCCGAAAGCTCCCCGGCAGGCCGGCGGGGATCGATACCGGCCCGGAACAGGGACTCGTCCGCATAGATATTGCCGATACCGGCCAGTGCGGTCTGATCCAGCAGGGCGGCCTTGATGGCCCGGCGTCCGTGCAAACGCGGCCCCAGAGAACCGGGCCCCATGTGCAGCGGTTCCGGGCCCAGCGAACGCCAGAAGTCCCAGCGCTCCAGCAGCTCCGGCGTGGCGGCAAAGACCAGGCCGAAGGAGCGCACATCATCGAAAAAGAGCTGCGCCCGGCTCCCGTCAGGCCGCTGCAAATGGAAGATGATGCGCGTGTGCTTCAAAGGGGCGGCCCCTTCCGGGTGGACCATGAAGCGCCCCGTCATGCGCAGATGCACGGCCAGAATCGACGGCACAGGCAGAGCAGCGGCTACGGCGGGCGGCTCCAGATCCAGCAGGGCCAGCTTGCCCCGGCGACGGGCAGCGCTGATGCGCGTCCCCGCCAGTCGCTCCACAGGAAGGCTCAGGGGATGCAGGGAGCGCTCGCGCAGCACGTCCACCCGCTCGATGCAGCATTCCAGTACCTGCGGCCGCAGAGTACGGACGACGGTCTCCACTTCCGGCAATTCGGGCATGATCCACCTCATACGAAAAGACCTGCCGAGGGCAGGTCCAAACCAGCAGGGGCCGGAACCATCCGGCCAGGAAAAAGACAGCCCGTGTTGCGGACAGCACGGGCAGCAAAAAAGACAGGCAAAAACAGGGAACAGGGCAGTCGTATGGACGGTCCGAAATGCTCGCCGCAATCCGGCGGCAAAGCCGACTCCACAGGCTAGGCCTGTTCGTCACCGCCCAGATAGATGTCCAGCAGGCCTTCCGGCGGCGCGATGTGGATGCACTCCCCTTCCAGGTCGAAGCCTTCGATGAACGAGGCTTCCGCAGGGAACAGGACTTCCTTGCCGTCATCGGTCACGATGCTCCAGACCTCCAGACCGGCAGGATATTCCACATGATCCAGCACGCCCAGGCGGGAGCCGTCAGGCAGGATGACGGCAAAGCCCAGCACGTCCTCCACGTAGACTTCGTCTTCGTCCACAGGGGGCAGCAGGTCGCGGTCCACAAGGATCTTCTGGCCGCGCAGGGCTTCGATGTCGTTACGGTCGGTCACCCCCTCCAGCAGGAGCAGGGGACGACCTTTGTGCATGCGCCACGAACGGGCCCGGGCAGGACGCGGCGGGGCATCGCCCGCCTGCAACCAGAAAGGACCGTCCAGCAGCGAAGGGGAGTCTGCGTACCAGTCGACGCAGATCTCCCCCTTGATACCGTGCGGGCGCGCGAGCGTGCCCATATGGATGCGTCGTGCCATGAGGAACTATTCCAGGATCTCGAGTACGACGCGTTTTTTGGCCTTGGTGGACGCGGCGCTGAGCAAGGTGCGCATGGCGCGTGCCGTGCGGCCCTGCTTGCCGATCACCTTACCGAGATCTTCCTTGGCGACCTTCAATTCCAGCACAGTGGTCTGTTCGCCTTCCACTTCAGTGACCTGTACCTGATCAGGCGCGTCCACGAGCGAACGGGCGATAAATTCAATCAAAGCTTTCATTGCTGGCCTCCCGCAAGTCCTGCCGTGACAAGACTGTTGCTGTGAGCGGGCGCTGCATCTCCGCGGAAAAAGCCCGCGGGAAAAGCGCCATGCGCCTGCGGTGCGGTACGTCCATCAGGCAGCCCCCTCAGGGATCTGCCGCGTCAGTACCGCACACCGGAAGAACATCGGGCCAGTACCGGAAAGACCGGTACGATGGTATCCTGCAAAGATACCCTTAGGCCATCTTCTTGAGCAGGGCGCGGACGGTGTCGGTGGGTTCGGCACCGCGATCCAGCCAAGCCTTCACCTTTTCGGCGTCCAGCTTCACTTCGGCGGGATCGGTCATGGGGTTGTAGTAACCCAGGAATTCCAGCGGACGGCCATCACGACGGGTTTCGTCGTTGGCGGCCACGACGCGGTAGAAAGGATGCTTCTTGCTGCCCAGACGGGTCAATTTCAGCTTAACAGCCATGATTATCTCCTGTTTGTGCTATGGTAGCGTTGCGGGGGCAAAAGAGCAAGTTTGCCCTCCCCCCATTATATCAATGACCAGTGCGCCGCAACGATTTTTTTATCGCGTCTCCGGCATCGCCGCAGCCGTCTGGCGATGAGGTTTCGCCGTGCTCTGCCGGGGAACGGACGCTGATCCGTGCGGACAGACCGCACGGACGGGCCTATTTCTTTTTGCGCTTGGCAGGCCGTTCGCGCTTCTTGCGCTTTTTGGCCGCCGCCGACTTGCCGTGTCCGGCATCCGGCAGCCCCATGGGCGGCATACCGGGCATGCCACCCATCCCCGGCATCATGCCGGGCATCCCGCCCATGCCGCCGGGCATGCTCATGCCCCGGGGCATCCTGGGCATGGCGGGCATCCCCTTGGCCTTGCCACCCATCATCCCCTTCATCATCTGGCGCATCTGCTCGAACTGACGCACCAGCTGGTTGACCTGCTGCACCGTGACCCCGGCGCCCTTGGCGATACGCGCCCGGCGGCTGCCGTTGAGGATATCGGGGTTGCGGCGCTCGGCCATGGTCATGGAATTGATGATGGCTTCGGTACGGGCCATTTCCTTTTCAGGCATGGCCCCGTTGGCTTCGGCCAGCTTTTCGCGCAGGCCGCCCATACCGGGGATCATCTTCAAAATACTGTCCAGAGAGCCGAGCTTCTTGATCCGGCGCATCTGGGTACGGAAATCTTCCAGGTCGAAGCTGGCCTTGCGCATCTTTTTGGCAAGGGCTTCGGCCTCGTCGGCGTCGATGGTGGCCTGGGCCTTTTCCACCAGAGTGAGCACGTCGCCCATGCCCAGGATGCGGCCCGCGATGCGGTCAGGATGGAAGACCTCCATCTCGGACAGCTTTTCGCCCATACCCACGAACTTCACCGGGGCACCGGTCACCGCCCGGATGGACAGGGCCGCACCACCGCGGGCATCGCCATCCATCTTGGTCAGCACCACACCGGTCAGGCCCAGACGTTCGTTGAAGGACTCCGCCACGGTCACGGCATCCTGACCGGTCATGGCGTCGGCCACGAACAGGATCTCCTGCGGGTTCACCGCCGCCTTGATGGCGGCCAGTTCCTGCATCAGCGGCTCGTCCACATGCAGACGGCCGGCGGTGTCCAGCAGGACCACCGTGGCCTGCTGCTCGCGGGCGGCGTCCATGGCCTGACGGGCGATGTCCACGGGATTCATGTCCACCGTGGACGGGAAGCAGGGCATGTCCAGCTGCCTGGCCAGCACGGTCAGCTGATCGATAGCCGCGGGACGGTACACGTCGGCAGGCACCAGATAGGGACGCATCTTCTGCTTGCGCAGCAGATTGGCGATCTTGCCCGCCGAGGTGGTCTTACCGGAGCCCTGCAGGCCCACCAGCATGATGACGGCGGGTTCCTGGCCCTGAAGGTTCAGACCCGCTGTCTCACCACCAAGCAGTCCCACCAGCTCTTCATGGACGATCTTGACGACCTGCTGCGCCGGACTGACGCCCTTGATGAGTTCCTGTCCCAGGCACTTCTGGCGGACGTTCTCCACAAAGTCCTTGACGACCTTGAAGTTGACGTCGGCCTCCAGAAGGGCAAGACGCACCTCGCGCAGGCCGGCCTGGATATTTTCTTCCGTCAGCTGGCCGCGTCCGCTGAAGGAGCGGAACACACCGGAAAGGCGATCGGAAAGACTTTCAAACATGGGAACCCCGCTATCAAGTTACACTGAAAGGCCCTGCCCTCCCTGCCGCAGGACATGGCGGCAGATCACGCGGGCCCGGCCAGCGCATACAGAATTGTGATTCATAGGCTGTTTATGCCGTTTCGTCAAGAAAAGACCGCAGTGGCGGCCATCACGGCTTTTTACCAGGCCGTCCCGGCCTGTCTGTGGCTCACGGATCCCGGGGGACATGCCCCCTCACGCTGCCCCTGCTCTGCCCAAAAACAAAAAAGGCCGCCCCCGAAGGAGCGGCCTTTTCAAATCGCGGGTAATACGCTTTAGAAAGCGAAGCGCAGGCCCAGCATGAATTCGTGGTTGTAAGGACGGCTGCCCACCTTGATCTGGTCGCCGTTCAGAGCACCACTGGCTTCGGTGTAGCCCAGGTCCACATAGCGGTAAGCGGCGTCGATGTACAGGGCGTCGTTCACGTTGTAAGCCACACCGGCGCCCACGTTCCAGGCAAAGTTGGTGGTGCTTTCGTCACGGGAAACAGCACTGCCACCACGGTGCAGGTCGAAGCCCAGGTAGTTGAAGGACATACCGATACCGGCGCCGATGTAGGGCACGAAGGCGCTGTCGTTGCGGAAGTCATAGTACAGGTTGGCGAACAGGGTGGAGCTGTTCCAGGTGCAGTCCACGCTGCCCCAGTTGCTGCCCCAGCTCTTTTCGCTGTTGCCGCGCAGGGCGTATTCCAGTTCCACACGCAGGGGCACCAGATACTGGGGCCAGAAGTCGTAACCGGCAGCCAGAGCGCCGCCCAGGGTGAACTGGGAGTATTCGTCCACGCCGCCCATACCGGAGCGTTCGATGGTGCCGGTTTCCTGAATGGTCATCAGGAACTTGGGAGCCAGGTACATACCGGTACCTTCGGCCTTGGCCATGCCGGGCAGGACCAGAGCCACCAGCAGAGCCAGTGCAAGGATGGTGCGTTTCATTGCTCTCCTCCAAAGAGATGTTTCCTGCAAAGCAGGGCCTGTTCAGGCGGTAAAAGTTTAGACTTTCTCAAACGGGACTATAGAGATTTTCCAGCCCGCGGTCAAAT contains these protein-coding regions:
- the rimM gene encoding ribosome maturation factor RimM (Essential for efficient processing of 16S rRNA); the protein is MARRIHMGTLARPHGIKGEICVDWYADSPSLLDGPFWLQAGDAPPRPARARSWRMHKGRPLLLLEGVTDRNDIEALRGQKILVDRDLLPPVDEDEVYVEDVLGFAVILPDGSRLGVLDHVEYPAGLEVWSIVTDDGKEVLFPAEASFIEGFDLEGECIHIAPPEGLLDIYLGGDEQA
- a CDS encoding KH domain-containing protein, encoding MKALIEFIARSLVDAPDQVQVTEVEGEQTTVLELKVAKEDLGKVIGKQGRTARAMRTLLSAASTKAKKRVVLEILE
- the rpsP gene encoding 30S ribosomal protein S16; protein product: MAVKLKLTRLGSKKHPFYRVVAANDETRRDGRPLEFLGYYNPMTDPAEVKLDAEKVKAWLDRGAEPTDTVRALLKKMA
- the ffh gene encoding signal recognition particle protein — translated: MFESLSDRLSGVFRSFSGRGQLTEENIQAGLREVRLALLEADVNFKVVKDFVENVRQKCLGQELIKGVSPAQQVVKIVHEELVGLLGGETAGLNLQGQEPAVIMLVGLQGSGKTTSAGKIANLLRKQKMRPYLVPADVYRPAAIDQLTVLARQLDMPCFPSTVDMNPVDIARQAMDAAREQQATVVLLDTAGRLHVDEPLMQELAAIKAAVNPQEILFVADAMTGQDAVTVAESFNERLGLTGVVLTKMDGDARGGAALSIRAVTGAPVKFVGMGEKLSEMEVFHPDRIAGRILGMGDVLTLVEKAQATIDADEAEALAKKMRKASFDLEDFRTQMRRIKKLGSLDSILKMIPGMGGLREKLAEANGAMPEKEMARTEAIINSMTMAERRNPDILNGSRRARIAKGAGVTVQQVNQLVRQFEQMRQMMKGMMGGKAKGMPAMPRMPRGMSMPGGMGGMPGMMPGMGGMPGMPPMGLPDAGHGKSAAAKKRKKRERPAKRKKK
- the mutM gene encoding bifunctional DNA-formamidopyrimidine glycosylase/DNA-(apurinic or apyrimidinic site) lyase — translated: MPELPEVETVVRTLRPQVLECCIERVDVLRERSLHPLSLPVERLAGTRISAARRRGKLALLDLEPPAVAAALPVPSILAVHLRMTGRFMVHPEGAAPLKHTRIIFHLQRPDGSRAQLFFDDVRSFGLVFAATPELLERWDFWRSLGPEPLHMGPGSLGPRLHGRRAIKAALLDQTALAGIGNIYADESLFRAGIDPRRPAGELSEAEAERLRCALQEVLRESIAQCGSSIRDYRDANGNVGAFQNTFFVYGRGGQLCRRCGTELEKGRIAGRATVFCPQCQK
- a CDS encoding outer membrane protein: MKRTILALALLVALVLPGMAKAEGTGMYLAPKFLMTIQETGTIERSGMGGVDEYSQFTLGGALAAGYDFWPQYLVPLRVELEYALRGNSEKSWGSNWGSVDCTWNSSTLFANLYYDFRNDSAFVPYIGAGIGMSFNYLGFDLHRGGSAVSRDESTTNFAWNVGAGVAYNVNDALYIDAAYRYVDLGYTEASGALNGDQIKVGSRPYNHEFMLGLRFAF
- a CDS encoding ComEC/Rec2 family competence protein produces the protein MWRPPLAPGLLWQSWLLCWLLGLLAARWPGPALCAGLCVLVADSRLWRLPRLLVGCAVALLGCVTAQALLPAFPVPPVLEQLYEERTPPRHWPVLEARVSDVRTLPEQRLRISLTDLHLQQPDGQPLVHLPGNLAWTWEQAAVFPLPGQTIRLQRKLLPVDTQRNFGLTDWGFWWHSHGTGWRIWSRGTGGQPAVDGAPSPFARQRLELIRKFLAVLLPGRDDLLPPAAAPPSGLTAAAPPQIPAAAPPTPSAAPVPQGKAILLALLFGERFLLETPTVKAFNAGNLSHSLALSGQHLLVAGLAGMLLVWLAARMHPGLYLWRPRTVLIPLAACPAALGYLWLGNAPPSLLRAAGMLLLLATAMALAHLRCMPLPQTLRERLPSSGLDVLCCTLLCITVISPLSVFDTGLQLSALCVSVICCATPLMGQLLRRIPRTSPGQRLLRSLASILLVSFFIQLALLPLSLLLFNNSGLWFLLNVFWLPVLGTLVLPGAFLGLGLSLCGLGPAAALVLDVVALPCQWLVDGLLFLQTQGWLSVPPILRPHWTALPAMACLFLALALRAGRPGLPPAGKRLLICGLLLACVGPALRLHHSLVPRLELSVPDVGQAQAVLLRLPHGQTLLVDAAGSMSRSWNPGRELLLPLLACNARPGLDAIINSHPDIDHAGGIPPLLAAFPEALLLHNGQPGSGQMGHIWQATLQKRKNTPLHAGDTLQLGDPEDGLALHVLHPPRPAPGAYVWEGNSASLVLRLVHNGHGLALFPGDADGAALRHLLASGRDVQADVLLAPHHGSDSSFLPEFLTAVRPRLVVASCGAFNRFGHPGKQLRQWLEEQHIPLLQTGRHGHVRVTWPLSGDRDVPLLDWDTARPVRP